One Rhodospirillales bacterium genomic window carries:
- a CDS encoding putative selenate ABC transporter substrate-binding protein, protein MCSVIALPFIGPFSTPANAEPFVFTAIPDENTARLRQRFDQVAAYLSKTLGVETKYVPVKSYAAAVVAFRNNQVQMAWFGGLSGVRARALVKGSEAIAQGFEDKAFVTYFIAHASTRLKISKAFPKAIAGKTFTFGSKGSTSGRLMPQYHILKNLHAAPHAIFKKVGFSGNHSKTIALVQTGAYQVGAVNFKVWENELKAGKIDLSKVSIIWKTPPYPDYQWTIRGDVDKRLKPGFKKKVRAALLSMKDPKLLAAFPRKSFIPAKNSDYQPIWDVAKQIKLID, encoded by the coding sequence TTGTGTTCTGTCATTGCCTTGCCATTTATCGGACCCTTTTCGACCCCGGCCAATGCTGAACCGTTCGTCTTTACCGCCATTCCCGATGAAAATACCGCGCGGCTGCGGCAACGCTTTGATCAGGTTGCTGCTTATCTTTCAAAGACATTAGGCGTTGAAACCAAATATGTTCCTGTTAAATCCTATGCCGCTGCCGTTGTCGCCTTTCGCAACAACCAGGTCCAAATGGCATGGTTCGGCGGCCTATCCGGTGTTCGCGCGCGGGCCCTTGTAAAAGGGTCCGAAGCCATCGCACAAGGGTTTGAAGACAAGGCGTTCGTCACCTATTTCATTGCCCACGCCAGCACGCGTTTAAAAATATCCAAAGCCTTTCCAAAAGCCATTGCGGGCAAAACCTTTACCTTTGGCTCCAAGGGCTCCACGTCTGGTCGTTTAATGCCGCAATATCACATCCTCAAAAATCTGCACGCAGCCCCCCATGCCATTTTTAAGAAAGTTGGCTTCAGCGGCAATCACTCTAAAACCATCGCCCTTGTCCAAACGGGTGCTTATCAGGTGGGCGCGGTTAATTTCAAGGTTTGGGAAAACGAATTGAAGGCCGGAAAAATCGACCTGTCAAAAGTTTCTATCATCTGGAAAACCCCACCCTATCCCGATTATCAATGGACCATCCGCGGCGATGTGGACAAACGCCTGAAACCCGGTTTCAAGAAAAAAGTGCGTGCAGCCCTGTTGTCCATGAAAGACCCGAAACTCCTTGCGGCTTTTCCCAGAAAAAGCTTTATCCCAGCAAAAAATTCTGACTATCAGCCCATCTGGGATGTAGCGAAGCAAATCAAACTGATCGACTGA
- a CDS encoding ATP-binding cassette domain-containing protein, which yields MIFSLNNENLGYDGCAVLRDISVTISAGERVALVGESGSGKTTLLSVLQTRYDENTALIPQNLGLVRSLSVFHNIYMGALARNNTAYNLSNLVWPRKREVAQIRPIAEGLGLGDKLFERVGTLSGGQQQRVAICRALFQGGEAVLGDEPVSAIDNHQSRIVLDALTENFETVILAMHDVDLALEYSTRIVGIKNGGIALDEPTGNLTRPDLDFLYTD from the coding sequence GTGATTTTCAGCCTCAACAATGAAAATTTGGGATATGACGGCTGTGCCGTGCTGCGTGACATTTCCGTCACCATTTCAGCCGGTGAGCGGGTGGCACTGGTGGGGGAAAGCGGTTCTGGAAAAACCACTTTATTGTCTGTTCTGCAAACCCGCTACGATGAAAATACCGCCCTCATCCCCCAAAACCTTGGCCTTGTCCGTAGTTTAAGCGTCTTTCACAACATCTATATGGGGGCTCTGGCGCGCAACAATACGGCCTACAATCTTTCAAATCTGGTTTGGCCCCGCAAACGCGAAGTGGCGCAAATCCGCCCCATTGCTGAAGGATTGGGCCTGGGCGATAAACTGTTTGAACGCGTTGGCACCCTTTCCGGCGGGCAACAACAGCGCGTCGCCATCTGCAGGGCACTGTTTCAAGGCGGTGAAGCGGTGCTGGGCGATGAGCCGGTATCGGCAATCGACAATCATCAATCCCGCATTGTTCTGGACGCCCTGACAGAAAATTTTGAAACCGTTATTTTGGCCATGCATGACGTTGATTTGGCCCTTGAATATTCGACGCGGATCGTCGGCATCAAAAATGGGGGCATCGCCCTTGAT